One Acidobacteriota bacterium DNA segment encodes these proteins:
- a CDS encoding type Z 30S ribosomal protein S14, translated as MAKKSLIAKQRKKPKFKVRRYNRCQRCGRARGYLRRFELCRICFRELALNGEVPGVTKASW; from the coding sequence ATGGCTAAGAAATCACTGATAGCGAAACAGCGGAAAAAGCCCAAGTTCAAGGTCCGCCGGTACAACCGGTGCCAGCGCTGCGGACGGGCGCGGGGTTACCTGCGGCGGTTCGAGCTGTGCCGGATCTGCTTCCGGGAACTGGCCCTCAATGGAGAAGTTCCGGGGGTCACCAAGGCCAGTTGGTAA